The Hyphomonadaceae bacterium ML37 genome includes a region encoding these proteins:
- a CDS encoding ABC transporter permease, which translates to MPEDRPANTAPAAAARPKTAPAALATPHPRAFGAVNWLGLWTLYKKEVRRFLKVHFQTVLAPVVTSLLFMIVFSLAIGAQRGEILGVAYASFLAPGLVMLGVLNNAFANSSSSLIGAKMMNNTTDFLMPPLSPAELAAAFIGGAVTRGVLVGVATAVCIAPFVDMSVAHPWAVAYFGLSAALMMGVIGVMAGLWAEKFDHLAVVTNFIILPLAFLSGTFYSVEILPEPFYTISHINPVFFLIDGFRYGFIGAGDSHLGLGMAVTAGLNLVLITSCYLLLRSGWRLKS; encoded by the coding sequence ACCGGCCTGCAAACACCGCCCCCGCCGCAGCGGCGCGCCCCAAGACGGCGCCGGCCGCTTTGGCCACGCCGCATCCGCGCGCGTTTGGCGCGGTTAACTGGCTGGGGCTGTGGACGCTCTACAAGAAGGAGGTGCGCCGCTTTTTGAAGGTGCATTTCCAGACGGTGCTGGCGCCGGTGGTCACCTCGCTCCTGTTCATGATCGTGTTCTCGCTGGCCATCGGCGCCCAGCGCGGCGAGATACTCGGCGTGGCCTATGCCAGCTTCCTGGCGCCGGGCCTGGTCATGCTGGGCGTGCTCAACAACGCCTTCGCCAATTCATCCTCCTCGCTCATCGGGGCGAAGATGATGAACAACACCACAGACTTCCTGATGCCGCCTTTGTCACCGGCAGAGCTCGCTGCCGCTTTCATCGGCGGCGCCGTGACGCGCGGCGTGCTGGTGGGCGTGGCCACTGCGGTGTGCATCGCGCCGTTTGTCGACATGAGCGTGGCGCATCCCTGGGCGGTGGCCTATTTCGGCCTATCGGCGGCGCTGATGATGGGCGTGATCGGGGTGATGGCGGGGCTGTGGGCGGAGAAGTTTGATCATCTCGCCGTGGTGACCAATTTCATCATCCTGCCGCTCGCCTTCCTGTCGGGCACTTTCTACTCGGTGGAAATCCTGCCCGAGCCTTTCTACACCATCAGCCATATCAACCCTGTCTTCTTCCTGATCGACGGGTTCCGGTACGGGTTTATCGGGGCGGGCGACAGTCATCTGGGGCTCGGCATGGCGGTGACGGCGGGGCTCAATCTGGTGCTGATCACGTCATGCTATCTGCTATTGCGCTCGGGCTGGCGCTTGAAGAGCTGA